The nucleotide sequence TCATGCCCTGATGGGTGAAAACGGCGCAGGAAAATCAACTCTTATAAAAATACTGACGGGTATATATACAAAGGATTCCGGTGAGATATATTTTGACGGAAAAGCCATAAATCCCTCTACATCTCTTCAGGCGCAGCAGTGTGGAATAAGTACGATATATCAGGAGCTTAACCTTGTACCATACCTGAGTGTCTGTGAAAACATATTCCTTGGAAGGGAACCTAAAAAGTTTGGGGTTATTGATTGGAAGGCGGCAGAGAAGCAGGCAGAAAAAATCCTTGAGGACATGGGTGTAAAAATAGATGTAAAACAACCGCTAAATAAGTACAGCACAGCTATTCAGCAGATGGTTTCCATTGCAAGGGCAATTTCTATAAACTCAAAACTGGTAGTTATGGATGAACCTACTTCATCACTTGATGAAAAGGAAGTAAAGGTACTTTTTAATGTTATAAGAAGACTTAAGCAGCATAATATCTCTGTAGTATTTATAAGCCACAGATTGGATGAAATATTTGAAATATGTGATAATATTACAATTTTAAAAGATGGGGATTTTGTAGGAGAATACTCCATAAAAGAACTGACAAAGATAGATTTGATTTCTAAAATGATAGGCCGGGATGCTTCGGCTATCGTCAAATATAAAAAGGATTACTCTGCCAGCAGGATTACTGACAAAGTAGTATGCAAGGCTAAAAATATTTATAAAGGTGTAAGATTAAGCGGGATAGATCTTGAGATTAAAGAGGGTGAAGTTGTCGGGCTTGCTGGACTCCTTGGGTCAGGAAGGACAGAACTGGCAAAAATAATTTTTGGTTCGGACATGCATGATCAGGGTGAGATTGAAGTTTGTGGTAAAAAGGTTAAGTTCAGACTGCCTAAAGATGCTATTTCCATGAATTTTGCATTCTGCTCTGAGGACAGGAAGATAGAAGGTATTATTCCACATATGTCGGTAAGGGAAAATATGACGCTTGCAACTCTGCCAAGACTCAGCAGGTTTGGTGTGGTATCCCGCAGGAAGCAGGATGAGATTGTTGAAAAATATATTAAGAGACTGGGAATAAAAACGCCTCATGCAGACCAGAAAATTAGAAATCTGAGTGGAGGAAACCAGCAGAAGGTTTTATTGGCAAGATGGCTTTGCATGCATCCCAAACTTGTAATTCTTGATGAACCTACAAGGGGCATAGATGTAGGCGCGAAGTCTGAAATTGAAAGATTGATACAGGAAATGTCTGCAGAGGGAATCAGTGTACTTATGATATCTTCGGAATTGGAAGAACTTGTAAGGGGTTGTGACAGAATAGCTGTAATCAGGGATGGCAGGAAGGTAAAAGAACTGGTAGCAGAGGAAATTTCTGAAGAGAGTATTATGGAAGCGATTGCAAAAGGACGCGATACACTTGCCGACAGCAATCCATGTCGTGAAGGGAGGGCCATATAGTGCAGCACAGTGTGGAAACTTCTAAACCAGTGAAGAGTGTTTCAAAACAGGATATAAAGGAATTATCCAGAAAGTATGGAGCCCTGGCGGTGCTCATACTTCTGGTACTGGTAAATTCATTTATAACTCCCAACTTTACCAGTATAAACACAATGTGGAACATATTGATACAGGTGTCTACAGTAATGCTGGTAGCGCTGGGGATGACCATAGTAATATCCTCCGGCGGGATAGATATATCTGTAGGTTCTGTCATGGCAGTAGCATCAATTGTTACTGCAAAATCTCTGGGAATAGGCGTATTTCCGGCAATTTTGCTTGGATTGCTGGTTGCAGCCTGCTTTGGAGTGTTTACAGGGTTTATGGTAGCACATTTTAAAATACAGCCTATTATTATTACTCTTACGTTAATGATCGCGGGAAGAGGTATAGGGCAGGTAATTAATGACGCAATGCTGTTGAATTTTACTGAGCCGAAATTTACTTTTTTCGGATTACACCGTATAGGGGGAGTAATCCCTGTTCAGGTAGTAATAATGGCGATAGCTATAGGAAGCGTATATTTTGTTATGCAGAAAATGACTTTTGGGCGTTATGTACAGGCGATGGGTGATAATTATAAGGCCTCCAGGCTCTCTGGTATCAATACATTTATGACTACTGCCGTCATTTATTCCATTTGTTCGATGATGGCGGGAGTGGCTGGGCTTATGGAAACAGCAAGACTCTCGGCTGCTGATGCTAATGCAATAGGCAAGCTGATAGAACTGGATGCTATTGCGGCAGTTGCTGTGGGTGGTACACCTTTAAGCGGTGGCAGAGCAAATGTAATAGGTACGGTAATCGGTGCGTTAATAATGCAGATAATTACTGTCAGTGTTAATATGAATAACATACCTTACTCCTATTCACTTGTTTTGAAAGCCATTATTATTATAGTTGCGGTTTATGTTCAAAGAGAACGTACTGCATAGGAGGAAGGTGGCAAAATGGGCGAAAAAATTTCCAATAATCTTAAGTTAACGGCTGGTTTTGTTAAGTCACAGGGGGCATTGGTTGCTTTTATAGTAATATTTGTTATTGCTTCTTTTCAATATGATCAGTTTTTGACATTTATTAATATCAGCAACATACTCAGACAGGTAAGTATGGTTGGTCTGGTTGCCGTGGGTATGACTTTTGTAATACTTACCGGAGGCATTGACCTGTCAGTGGGAGCTATAGTGGCACTTGCAGGAGTGCTGGCTGCAAACCTGAGTAACCATAACATGTTTCTTGCTATCTTAGTTCCGGTTATTGTAGCAGGAATGATGGGAATGATAAATGGACTCGTTATTACGAAGATGAGAATTGTACCTTTTATTGCGACTCTGGCTATGATGATGGGTGCAAGGGGTATTGCCTATATTTCAACTGGTGAGGTATCAGTAAGGGTAGGAAAGCTGTCTTCCGGTTTTACGCAGCTTGCGAGGGGCTTTTTGTTTGGGATTCCCATACCTGCTGTAATATTTTTGGTTGTGGTAATTGCGGCAGCTTTTATATCAAGATATACATCATTCGGCCGACATGTCTATGCAGTTGGAGGCAATGAGGAAGCTTCAAAAATGATGGGCCTCAGTACGAATAAAATTAAGATACTTGTATATACTATAAGTGGCTTAATGGCCGGCCTGGCTGGCGTAATCCTTACATCAAGGCTTGGGGCGGGACAGCCTGTAGCAGGTGAAGGCTGGGAGATGACTGCCATAGCTTCCACGGTAATAGGTGGTACTTTACTGACCGGTGGTGTTGGAAGGTTTAGCGGAACATTATTAGGAGTATTGATAATCGGGATGATAACAAACGTATTCAACATGCAGGGAAACATAAATACCTGGTGGCAAAATGTTCTTATGGGTGCATTACTGTTAGTGGTTGTTGTTATACAGTCTCAGGTTTCAAAAACAAAAAAAGTTTGATTTTGTAAGCTGCTTGCTTGAAGGAGACACATGTTTCATCATCTGAATGATTATGAAAATATGGTCTCCTTTAACTTAATTATAAGGAAAAATAACTATTGTTCTGATTGGAGGGTTTTTATGCCGTTAAGGTACATACTTGCGCATGATCTTGGTACTACCGGGAATAAAGCCACATTGTACGATGCTGAAGGCTGCCTGACGGGTAGCACATTTTTCCCGTACGATACAAGTTATTCAAACGGCAATTGGGCCGAGCAGAACCCGGGGGATTGGTGGAAAGCAGTATGTAGCGCTACCAGGGAATTAATGCATAAGTCCGGGTTGGCGGCAGAAAGCATCGCCTGCATAAGCTTCAGCGGGCAAATGATGGGATGTGTGGCTGTTGACAAAAATAGGATGCCCCTGAGGAAAGCAATTATATGGGCAGACCAAAGGGCAGTAAAAGAGGAGCAGTTTCTGAAAGACAATATTGGAATGAAGAGGATGTATCATATAACCGGACACAGGGCCAGTGCCTCCTACTCATTGGAAAAAATATTATGGATAAAAGATAATGAACCTGATATATATGAAAGAACACACAAGTTCTTACATGCCAAAGACTATATGGTGCTAAAGCTAACCGGCAGATTTGTAAGTGATTATTCCGATGCTTCAGGCATGAATTTGCTGGATATAAAAGAAATGAAATGGTCGCAGTACATAATGGGCGTATCGGGGATAGCTGAAGAAAAGTTGCCTGAACTGCATTTTTCTACAGATGTTGTAGGTGAAGTAACAAAGCAGGCAGCCGAAGATACGGGTCTGAAACCCGGAATCCCTGTTGTTATAGGTGCTGGTGACGGCATGTGTGCAGCGGTGGGGGCAGCTGTGGTAAATGAAGGAAGTGCATATAACTATCTGGGATCATCTTCATGGATAGGTATTGCTGCAAAAGGCCCCGTCTATGATGAGAAAATGCGGACATTTAACTGGGTGCATGCGGTGCCCGGGTTATATTCGCCTACAGGAACTATGCAAAGTGCCGGTGGGTCTGTTCAATGGTTCAAGAACACATTATGCCAGCTGGAATCATTAATAGCAGAGGAGGTTGGTGAAAACCCCTATGCATTAATAGATAAAAAGGTGGAAAAATCCGAGCCTGGTGCTGACAGGCTTTTGTATCTGCCGTATCTAATAGGGGAACGCAGTCCCCACTGGAATACTAATGCAAGAGGTGCTTTTGTAGGATTATCTATGACTCATACAAAAGAGGATATATGCAGGGCTGTACTGGAGGGAATTACGTTTAATCTGAGAATAATCCTGGATGCATTTGCAGAAAAAGTAAATATAGATGAAATTAAGCTGATTGGCGGAGGAGCTAAAAGTCATGTCTGGAGGCAGATTTTTGCAGATATTTTCGGAATAAGGATAGCAAAGCCAGTTTTGCTGGATGAGGCAACATCACTGGGAGCTGCAATAATAGGTGGTGTGGGTGTCGGGTTATTCAAAGATTTTAATATTGCAGAAAAACTTGTGCAGATAGAAAGTGTGGACAAGCCAAGGCATAACTACAGAGAAAGGTATGAATCACTATATGATATATTTAAGTATTCATACAGTCAGCTCGAAGATGTATACAACAGAATGGCAACGCTGAAATAAGCGGGAGCCGTGATATACAGGACTGTCTTTCAAGCTTTTGCTTCCAGCCTTAAGCTCACTCACGAAAACTGAACTATCCGGAGTTTTAGCCAGGAGGACATTGAACAAATGCTGCCCGAGAACCCAATGCTCGGCGTATCCGTTGGAAAACGGAATAATTCCTGCATCTCTGAGTTTTTTACAAGCAAGCTCCAACTGTGTAAGGGTTTTAGGGGTATCGTAGATACCGGCCTTCTCGAATAAGCTTTTATTGTATATAAAGCCATAACCCTCAATAGTCATGGGCATTCCAAACAATTTCCCATCCTTAGCAGCAGAACTGCTTGCTGTAATAAAGAGCCTATTTACCCAAGGTTCATTGCTCAATTCCTCCAGATAGTTCAGAAGCTCTTCCGTATGCTCATAACCCAGAGTGGGAAATATATCCGGTGAATCTCCCGAAGCTAATTTGTTTGCTAATTCATCCCTGTAAGTTGGCTGGCCGCTGCATGTTTCGAAGATTAACCTAACTCCTGGGTTTCCTTTTCATAGTCCGCAGGAAGCTTTTTAAGTGCTTCTGTAATTTCTGCCTTGAAGTTTAGAATCTTTACATTAATATTCATTTTATTCTGTTTATTTTCGATAGCAGGCTTAGGCTCTTTCTTCTCATTTTCAATATTTTTTTCCGTAACCCGGCCTTCCGGTTTATTGGTTGTACAACCGGTCCCATACATGAGGAAAATCATAACTGAAATGAAGACCGGTAAAAATTTTTTCATTTTGCCCACCTTTTAGTAAATCCATATGTGCCATTTTTCGGTTTGACTTCTTTTTGTAAGATTGTATTCCCAGGTTTATTTTAAGTTACATAATTTTTTAAACAAGAGAATATACTTTGGCTTCCCAGGGAATTATGCTTTCCCGTCCCACCCATTCTTCAGGCACAAAGCGATCTTGTGTAATCTCCTTCCACTGCTTGCCGGAGGGTGTGGAAGGCCAGTTATGGACAACATATTCAGAACCTGACGGTTGACCCCAGGGAGAAAAGTTTGCTACTACTACTACCTGCTCCGTACTGTTTTTTAAGCCCCTTCTCCAGGCTATTATACGTCTTCCGGGAGTGAAGTCGGTATGGATGAATTCTGTTTCATTTACTGCCAGGGCACCTGATTTTGCTCTGAATTTTACCAGCCGGGACACATATTTTGAAAGGTTCCTGCGCCAGGGGTCCTTTAGCCTGTCAAAATTTACAGGGTCCTGTTGCTTGTCCGGGTGTATGGTTGCACGGTCATGTTTGTCGCCAAACTCCTCACCTATAAGCCACATCGGTATACCAACCGCGGTTAGGAGGCATACAAAAGCAAGCTCGATCCGTTCCTGTTTGAATGAAACATTATTGTATTCTAGAAAATTATACAGGCGTTCCTTTCGGTATCCTCCGGTATCATGGGAAGTCAAGTAATTAATTGCCTGTGAGCCGTCACGAAAACCTACATTGCGGCAATCGATCAATTTCCGTATCGTATCTTCAAAGCTTAAGTCACCAGGCTCATTTTCTCCGATAATTGCTGATCTAACTCTATAAAGGAATTTTTCATTCCAGCATGAATCCAGGCGGTTTTGTTCAATAAGGGGAATAGGATCGGACAGTTCTTCTCCCAGTACCAGGAAACGGGCATCTGTTTGATCCTGCATAAGGTTAAGCCCCTGCAGCCGGTCGTGCCATGCTTTCCGGGCCGTATCCTTAAAGTCCTGGATAAATTCATAGTTCATAATTGTAGGTATGCTGTCTATACGGATTCCGTCAATGTGATAGTGGTTTATCCAGTGCAAAGCGTACACCTTCATGAATTCCCTGGCAGGATACAAATCCTTTTTGCCACCACTTAAAGGGCTATATCCTGATGATTTATAATTGTATTTAAATAAATCCCCTCCCCAGTTTTCACGGCCGTCTTTTTCCGGGTCAACCGGAACTGAATGCCCTGGGAAGCTTTCTTCAATATAAAAATCCAGGAAATTTATATTTCTTAAAGCGCACCGGTTGGAAAAACCCATAACCATATCTGCGAACAAGCGGATACCCTTTAAATGGCATGTGTGAATCAGTTTTCCCAGAAGTGTCATGGGTACGGGATCTGTAAAAGACGGCGAGGATTCCAGACCTAAATCTGTATCAGAGGCGAAATAATTTGTCGTCGCATATCCCCATTGCCTCTTAACATGGCTATCGGAAGGTGGCAGCAGCTCAACCGCATTTATACCCAGT is from Clostridia bacterium and encodes:
- a CDS encoding ABC transporter permease: MGEKISNNLKLTAGFVKSQGALVAFIVIFVIASFQYDQFLTFINISNILRQVSMVGLVAVGMTFVILTGGIDLSVGAIVALAGVLAANLSNHNMFLAILVPVIVAGMMGMINGLVITKMRIVPFIATLAMMMGARGIAYISTGEVSVRVGKLSSGFTQLARGFLFGIPIPAVIFLVVVIAAAFISRYTSFGRHVYAVGGNEEASKMMGLSTNKIKILVYTISGLMAGLAGVILTSRLGAGQPVAGEGWEMTAIASTVIGGTLLTGGVGRFSGTLLGVLIIGMITNVFNMQGNINTWWQNVLMGALLLVVVVIQSQVSKTKKV
- a CDS encoding alpha-amylase family glycosyl hydrolase — protein: MQTDIFSIRKKSFVLWRPANTDIPPKLILGEFRAGNPCTFKVLSETELSPHPEYQDLWLLPVDKLNMEDEKIYLYFFEITNSNVYSNTGKRVWCTDPMAWAVDWRPVIDPKYNDGDQCAASIVKLSNGELTPCDINGETIEWHNDGSLIKDLPGNQNIVMVEIPTSWARIGSENNVEIDVGSYQDILALIDPSELPANFVGTPALGAGRAYLTELGINAVELLPPSDSHVKRQWGYATTNYFASDTDLGLESSPSFTDPVPMTLLGKLIHTCHLKGIRLFADMVMGFSNRCALRNINFLDFYIEESFPGHSVPVDPEKDGRENWGGDLFKYNYKSSGYSPLSGGKKDLYPAREFMKVYALHWINHYHIDGIRIDSIPTIMNYEFIQDFKDTARKAWHDRLQGLNLMQDQTDARFLVLGEELSDPIPLIEQNRLDSCWNEKFLYRVRSAIIGENEPGDLSFEDTIRKLIDCRNVGFRDGSQAINYLTSHDTGGYRKERLYNFLEYNNVSFKQERIELAFVCLLTAVGIPMWLIGEEFGDKHDRATIHPDKQQDPVNFDRLKDPWRRNLSKYVSRLVKFRAKSGALAVNETEFIHTDFTPGRRIIAWRRGLKNSTEQVVVVANFSPWGQPSGSEYVVHNWPSTPSGKQWKEITQDRFVPEEWVGRESIIPWEAKVYSLV
- a CDS encoding ABC transporter permease — translated: MQHSVETSKPVKSVSKQDIKELSRKYGALAVLILLVLVNSFITPNFTSINTMWNILIQVSTVMLVALGMTIVISSGGIDISVGSVMAVASIVTAKSLGIGVFPAILLGLLVAACFGVFTGFMVAHFKIQPIIITLTLMIAGRGIGQVINDAMLLNFTEPKFTFFGLHRIGGVIPVQVVIMAIAIGSVYFVMQKMTFGRYVQAMGDNYKASRLSGINTFMTTAVIYSICSMMAGVAGLMETARLSAADANAIGKLIELDAIAAVAVGGTPLSGGRANVIGTVIGALIMQIITVSVNMNNIPYSYSLVLKAIIIIVAVYVQRERTA
- a CDS encoding ABC transporter substrate-binding protein, translated to MFETCSGQPTYRDELANKLASGDSPDIFPTLGYEHTEELLNYLEELSNEPWVNRLFITASSSAAKDGKLFGMPMTIEGYGFIYNKSLFEKAGIYDTPKTLTQLELACKKLRDAGIIPFSNGYAEHWVLGQHLFNVLLAKTPDSSVFVSELKAGSKSLKDSPVYHGSRLFQRCHSVVYIFELTV
- a CDS encoding sugar ABC transporter ATP-binding protein, with protein sequence MKQEVLLEMRGICKSFPGVRALKGVGFRVRTGEVHALMGENGAGKSTLIKILTGIYTKDSGEIYFDGKAINPSTSLQAQQCGISTIYQELNLVPYLSVCENIFLGREPKKFGVIDWKAAEKQAEKILEDMGVKIDVKQPLNKYSTAIQQMVSIARAISINSKLVVMDEPTSSLDEKEVKVLFNVIRRLKQHNISVVFISHRLDEIFEICDNITILKDGDFVGEYSIKELTKIDLISKMIGRDASAIVKYKKDYSASRITDKVVCKAKNIYKGVRLSGIDLEIKEGEVVGLAGLLGSGRTELAKIIFGSDMHDQGEIEVCGKKVKFRLPKDAISMNFAFCSEDRKIEGIIPHMSVRENMTLATLPRLSRFGVVSRRKQDEIVEKYIKRLGIKTPHADQKIRNLSGGNQQKVLLARWLCMHPKLVILDEPTRGIDVGAKSEIERLIQEMSAEGISVLMISSELEELVRGCDRIAVIRDGRKVKELVAEEISEESIMEAIAKGRDTLADSNPCREGRAI
- the xylB gene encoding xylulokinase — translated: MPLRYILAHDLGTTGNKATLYDAEGCLTGSTFFPYDTSYSNGNWAEQNPGDWWKAVCSATRELMHKSGLAAESIACISFSGQMMGCVAVDKNRMPLRKAIIWADQRAVKEEQFLKDNIGMKRMYHITGHRASASYSLEKILWIKDNEPDIYERTHKFLHAKDYMVLKLTGRFVSDYSDASGMNLLDIKEMKWSQYIMGVSGIAEEKLPELHFSTDVVGEVTKQAAEDTGLKPGIPVVIGAGDGMCAAVGAAVVNEGSAYNYLGSSSWIGIAAKGPVYDEKMRTFNWVHAVPGLYSPTGTMQSAGGSVQWFKNTLCQLESLIAEEVGENPYALIDKKVEKSEPGADRLLYLPYLIGERSPHWNTNARGAFVGLSMTHTKEDICRAVLEGITFNLRIILDAFAEKVNIDEIKLIGGGAKSHVWRQIFADIFGIRIAKPVLLDEATSLGAAIIGGVGVGLFKDFNIAEKLVQIESVDKPRHNYRERYESLYDIFKYSYSQLEDVYNRMATLK